One Dysidea avara chromosome 8, odDysAvar1.4, whole genome shotgun sequence genomic window, tggagagttacacttgagacactagaaggtaattggagctggtagctGTCTGACAGGCTAATTAGCTTGcttgcgagtgaccacacccatcaccaCACCCATTGCAAATggtgtagtagagtttggaatgttgctggataggctgtagaggaagaattattgccttataaagagttgtttactattgttgtacttgaacaagttcttgtagcagctgctataccatgttttcgtgttttcgCCAGCTGCAAAGTTgctgaattcaattgcaaaaacctgtaatggcAGGAAGGGCCGCTTTGTCCAATACTTTTAAAGGCATAAGCAACTCTGAAAATTCTGTATGCGTAGCTGCCAGTACTGATGAGCTAGCTACAATGCTATGTTGTTTTTCCTGTGATTGTGAATCATCTGTGTATGTGTGCTGCAATATTCAtcaaaaaaaatatttcctaGGCATCTAAGCATTTTTTTTGTCTGTCGTTTTGCAGGGTCACCCAAAGCAAAGCaaaaacttgttgaaaacaaGATAACTCATATCTTATCCATCCACGATACAGCAGCACCTGGGGATAAGGTATGTTATATCTCCAAGAAATAAAAGTCGTATTGACTTGTCACTGTCCATGGACTGTTAATTTGACCAATATCAGTCATTAAAATGACAAGGCTTTATTTACTGATTGATACAGGAACTAAATTCCTTTGTCATGCAATATTGCATATACCACTTGTTGTCTTCCCCCATAGGATTATGTGTACAAGTGTGTAAGGTGTGCTGACAGTCCATCCACTAATTTGTAAGTTTTCAGAGATTTTGTTACATACACATAACAGTTGTTGTGAGTGGCCTGAAAATGTAACCTAGCGCCATCATGTAGCTACCAGATGTGCGTACATGCGTGCTGCTAACCTCCTACTGGTGGAcctggtatatatatatttaacacACCACTTTTTGGTGGTGTGGCAAATGCCAGCACCTCTGGTTTTGACTGTGTGCCGGAGACCAGACATTCCCTCACATTGGATTTGCACTACAACAATGGGGCTCACTCTATCAAGAGTATATCCATGTatctattatgaactcttgacactATGCATACAGATCTGACACTGCATACAGATTGTACACTGTATGGACCAAAAAGGCTCAGGTCCCTCACCATGCATTCTCTGTGGCCCATCCACCTTCTTCCTTGAGGTGTTCATTTTCTTAAAAATAAATTTCGTTACCCAGCACCCTTTGGCTAAGTAAATATAGAtacacatgtgtatgtgtgcacattgtatttgtagtcattattattatatctCCATTTAGAACACAATATTATGATGAGTGTTTTCAATTCATCCACGAGTGTCGGTAAGTCCTGAAGTATACATGGGGTGTAATTTATTACAACCACAGATAGTTTagatacatgtacaatatatttTTGTTACCTAAATCTTTTCTCCTTATATGGAGATTTCTCTATTAACATGGTATACGTTTATTCATGATACATTTCCTGTTGGGTAGTGTCTGTTTTAACAAGTATGGAGGAAAGTGTGGCTGTGGTGGAGTGTATGGTTTGTATATGGGATGTTAGTATAGTGTATTCAGAGAGCCTTGAGGTCAATCTATATATAGATTTACCATATATACACCCTGTAACTTGACATAATGATACTGCAAAGTACCTATCTGACACAATATCATGATATGTCATTTCATGGTATCTTTTAAAAGTGATAAGTGATAGTTGGTTTAACTTGGTGAttcacatgtatacatatatacctGCATGCATATCTGTATATacttgcatgtatgtgtgtgtgcaaaaGATACCATCCTATACAGTACCTGTGTACCATGTATTCTGCTCTACCAATAGGTTGAATGGAGGATCAGTATTCATCCACTGGTGAGCCTGCTGTGTATACAGTAAGGACAGCCATTGACATatttaccatacagtatggCAGGGATATCAAGGTCTGTAACAATCACAGCGATGTACATCATGTTGGTGACTAGTCTGAGCCATGAACAAGCCCTCACTATTATCAGACAGTGTAGACCTCAAGCTGGGCCTAACATTGGCTTCAGAACACAACTAAAGGATTACTATGATAAATATGCTGAAGTGGTAAGTGTcagtgttgaaaccgggtcgggtcatccgggtcaaccgggtcacattttctccgggtcatccgggtctgacccggtttataaattatccgggtctgacccggattggatcacgtgagaaacgaaattgatcgtttgacgacgtggaacctataaacgctagtcgcgtagctctttcatgagccacgcccacttatcgcattacaaacatacgctcagccatgcccatttattagtaagtgcagtctgtagcatgaaactgtgtccgtttctgtctacaagcttacgtggagccacgcccactaatcgattaatgtatgagttgtatatagtctaggtatagtcttgcagcaggatgttaagtacttttgtgagccacaccctttttaatatattgggaaattgcaatactaagtatgtatgaagccacacccaattgctgtctgtaaactcacagtagttacgtggaaccaaacccactgactgattttaaattataaacttaccggcttagttatcacataactactcgtttactcaacacgaatggaacgctcaaaatgtagtctcgctcgctcgagaatacccgaaacatagctcttatcacgcgcctcggcttaattcaatccgggtcaaatccgggtctgacccggattgctatccgggtcagtgggtcatccgggtcagcagtagtgacccggtttcaacgctggtaagTGTATTATTCCTATCCCATTAGTACTGTAGATTTTGTGCTAAGTGAAAATGTTGTATGTAAGAAATTTATGAGCCAACCACTGATTATATTTTTCCCTAGTTGgcttttacaacttgcacataAGTTTATCACAAAGATTTAGAGTATCTGTTTGATCAACAGTGTTGGGCaggtacttttaaaaagtaatatgTTACTTGTTATTCGTTACTGCCACTGCAATGATAGTTATGTAGTATTACTTCAGTTTAAAGGTAACTAGTTATATCAAGACTCTTTTATTATGGACCCTTGGtaatatgttatattacatattacacaatgtataaaggtacttcgttaggtaataatattacagtaacgtgCTAGTTGTACTTCATTAGGTAATGAGTGTCGTTAGTAGTAACAAGTAGTAATACGCTACGTTATAGTAACACATTATTTAACAATCCGTTAGATATTACTAGCATACTTCGCTACTGCATTAGGTAATAATACACGTAAcctgttacaaaagtaacttttTGTAATGCATTACGCCCAACACTGTTGATCAGTAATACAGTAACCCGTAGTATGAGTGCTGGCATCTCCTTGATTGTACTTACATATAATCATGTTTTACAGGGTGGTAAAGTAGGATATATGTTGCATGCATGAGTTTACATATACCAATCTAACGCAGTATCAAAATTATGCTGTCCATTTCATCTAAATGATATTTTCATGGAAACATGCTACGTATACAATTGTTCAATCCGAAGCACCACACAAGATGGCATGTCAGCTGCAGGAAGTGGAACTATTGAACAACTGTACTCAGGGATGGATTTAGCTAGAGGGGCCATGCAACTTGAAAGTTCAAAATACTCTAAATGAAcagtcatatactctaataaaacaatcacaaaaCAATGATTCAATTGTTTATCATAATACTAAACATAATTGCAGACAATCCGCACTCAAATTAATGGAACTAGGAAAATTAATTGATTGCTAGTGTGAAAAGTTGAAATTCTACAGTCGAAATACAGTGTTATAATGATGTCTTCTTACTGTATCACATGCTGTGTACTTTACCACTTTAGCAAAGAATTAAGATCAAAGAGAAATATCCCCACAAAACTCTTTATGATGAGGATGAAAAGGCAGCTCAGCAGTTACTCATTGATTCAGTTGAAAAGCCATCGTCTTCTTACAATTGATTATTGTGATAGTTGGCCACTTAGTAGATTTACATTTTTAGATGTCAATATCCACTATTATTATCTATGTGTACATATATGGACATACGTGGACACTATATTTATAATTACGTACACCTGTTAATTTATTATCAAACCTGTCTGTATTGGTTTATTTTTATGTGGATGCATGcagtattttttttcttttttgtaacatacacCTCGTCTAGGTATATAAAGTATGCACTTCAAATTCGTGTTAGCAAGAAACTCTTGAAAGTATATCGTTGCATGATAAAAGAGACAGTTTTAACAAATTGTAATTGTTGACTTACATGGTAGGTTACGGGTAAATTTTAGTAATCTTTATTTGAAAATCGTGCCACACACTTCAGATATTTTTCAGGCTCAGTTTGTACACTGTCAGAAGTAATAAATAATGCAATGACTAAAGTTAGCGAAGTGTGTTCAAGTAATATTATGTAGTGTTTATCCTTTAGATACTGCCCAGACTCTAGGAGTTTATAGTAAGTGCAGCATAGAGACCACAAGGCAACAGTAATTTCCAGGGTAAATATGTTAAGGGAGCATGCTACTATTCCTATATGGCTTCATAACAAATGATGGTTTTCATTACTCTCTGCTTGCTTTCAATTCCCTTTTCTATTAGATGTGTTTGTGGTGCTTCCGTCTCCATAACAACCATTTTGGTCAGCCAGATTTGTACACTACATGTATATCAAAGGGTTTATTTCTTTAGTATCCGACCCAGATGTGCCTTCTCACCAACCACAGCAACTACAACGAACTTAACTTGCCCTACATCTCATtgctttctccactaccacataTTTTTGTTGATTAGCTGATTTATAAGCAGCGCATTATGGTTTCTTGTCTGTAATTTCtgtatagtgactggattgattgtagaggctgGTACTTCTCatatactgttctttgtttgtaatctATCAGAGTGGAATGGCCATGTCGCTTGCTCAGTTAATTTAATGTGTGTCTAGCTCCTTCCTTTTTGCAGAATGTGATAGTTTACCATGAATTGTTACAAAAagaagttagcaaacaagtGTGTAAGGAATTTGAAATATTAGAATGGAGATCATAGGCAATGGGAGGGAAGTCATTTACACAGTTCATAAATTTGTGGTGTTGTGTAGCTAATACATTTTATTTGTTACAAACATGAAGTGAACCAGATACTTAGTGCAAGTTTTGAAACCATGCATAATTGTTTGAAACTATAATCCAGACAACAGTGTTTATAAATTTTTGTTTCAAATTGAAATTTCTCAGAGTTACATTCACTGTCATTATAGGCATGTTTTGGCTTTTCACCATTTAAAGCTCAATTTAAAGCAAAGCAACATTTTGTTGACAACAAAATAACTCATGTCTTTTTAAAGCATATTTCAATGGGATCTAGGGAGCTACCAAGTCTTGAACCAAGGAACTGGTACTGGCTACCCACACAACATGTATAATGGAAATAAGTCATGTGTTAGCAAATACTATTATACCTAGTATATATAGACATGTTACACATCACCGCTACCACTAGAGGCCACATGTACAAGATATCAGTATAAGCTACCAGAGCAGGATGCCTCTAACGCTGTATAgacctgtaatagatgattgtgcagaagttaaatggcttcctttccgtgtaaaGGAAAAGGCGAGTCAGAATTAGACAGTCTGCCAGACAATGTAGTTGGCATTTATCTGAAAACAACGTCTGTGAGATTGAAGTTTGATTATTGTACTTATGACTGAATTTTGATTATACTACTCTGCTACTTAGAGTTGATCCTTTTTGTATAAGGTATATACTACAGGCTCACTTTTGCATCCTTTCTAATCTTTATGAAAAGCAATCTACAAGAATTTTTGGGAAGTTTCACAATTAGCTTCATCAATTTTAGTGTTAGCTATAAAACATAATTATAGGGTTTTGTAACCACATCATAATGTGTAGCTACGTACTTCAGATTTGTACTACGAAATAAaagttcaatgtctcaactaAAACGGGAATGTGTTGGTTAATTTTATTCacggaagccataggacatagtcGCTTAACATCATGACGTCATGTGATCAAATTTCGATATTTGGCGATACACATGCAGATATGAGCTACACGCTACTACTAGGTTTTTTTCCAGTGATCGACGTCCGTTAGTGGGTGGATTTCTCGATAAAACGAATACATCATTACAAACCGCCCAGCTCTCGAGGCAAAGTTGCTcttaattttgaaaattgtgccaCACATTTCAAATTAAAAGTTTCGCGCTTTTGAGCTTGAGCCCTAGAGCCTGTCGAGCTGAGGAAATTTCTTTTTTGCAGCCAGCTGAAGTCATGGGTAATGCGATGGATAAAGTAAGCGAAGTGTGTTTGTAATATTGCGTAGTGCATGTTGTCCGTGTAGGTGTTGCCTGGACTGTATGTCGGGGGAGCGATCGGTGAGTGATTCTGTATTAAAACATTTGCTACGTACAAAATTTTAGCTAACAAAATAACACTTGGTAGAAGGCCTTACAGGATTTGTCTTTGTACATACCTACATGACGTTTTGTTCCTATTTTATATTTGTGCATGACGTGGCCATTCACGCCTTCCTGTCTTGTATTATTACATCTGAAACATCTTACAGATTAAAGTTGGTCAGATCACATATCTCTGATGTTAGCTGCTTGATAAACTTTTAGTGTTTGGATTCTGGTGTCCATGCATACTGGTGAAAAACTTTCCTATGCATATGTATGTGTTTTTTTGTCTTTGCAGGGTCACAGGACCAAATTGTTGAAAACAAGATAACTCATATCTTATCCATCCATGATATAGCAGAACCTGGGGATAACGTAAGTCAAATCTCCAATATATAAGTGATTTGATtggtaaaaaataataattttgagTCATCTACTTCATTATCAGTGGACTGTTTTATTGATGCATTCAGGAGCTAAATTCCTTGTCATATAATATTGCATATACCACTTGTTGTCTTCCCCATAGGAATGTGTATATAAGTGTATACAATGTGCTGACAGTCCATCCACTGATTTGTAAGTTCTCAGAGATTTTGTTACATACATATAACACTTGTTGTGAGTGGCCTGAAAGTGTAACCTGATATGATGTAGTTAGTCTTTAAACCAGCGCCGCATGCATGCGCTGCCGACCTCCTACTGGTGGACCTAGTAATTAACATACCACTTGTTGGTGGTGTGGCTATAATGGCAGCACCCCTGGTTCTAACTG contains:
- the LOC136263140 gene encoding dual specificity protein phosphatase 22-like, producing the protein MGNAMDKVLPGLYVGGAIGSPKAKQKLVENKITHILSIHDTAAPGDKDYVYKCVRCADSPSTNLTQYYDECFQFIHECRLNGGSVFIHCMAGISRSVTITAMYIMLVTSLSHEQALTIIRQCRPQAGPNIGFRTQLKDYYDKYAEVQRIKIKEKYPHKTLYDEDEKAAQQLLIDSVEKPSSSYN